agacggtgATCGGGAAATGACGACGAAAGAGGCGGGTGCGTCGTACCCTAGCGCGGCTCGGATATCTGATTCTCCATGTTATCTTCAGTACTCTGCGTCTCTCAAATGTGAGTCACGC
The sequence above is drawn from the Camelina sativa cultivar DH55 unplaced genomic scaffold, Cs unpScaffold02720, whole genome shotgun sequence genome and encodes:
- the LOC104774405 gene encoding cytochrome c oxidase-assembly factor COX23, mitochondrial-like produces the protein MTTKEAGASYPSAARISDSPCYLQYSASLKCLEEFGSDKSKCQDHFDVYKECK